From a region of the Gossypium raimondii isolate GPD5lz chromosome 10, ASM2569854v1, whole genome shotgun sequence genome:
- the LOC105777775 gene encoding uncharacterized protein At5g19025, whose translation MLDLLIMPPSSKSTATASSTTGAATSSATKLTGYHHHHHQNPHSHSPLLLCKHSPSATLDLLILILVLFSGTFLLSSYFSYLFHSLSLLLSPLLSTQSASFSLPFVSYLLGCTLFFVTTLISIEFCCGSRSRKCEKPGCKGLKKALEFDLQLQTEDCVKNGSKEIDRLPWKGGSEGNPDYECLRAELRKMAPPNGRAVLLFRARCGCPIAKLEGWGPKRGRRHKKGLASSAQNGDHR comes from the exons ATGCTCGATCTCCTCATCATGCCCCCTTCTTCAAAATCCACCGCCACCGCCTCCTCCACCACCGGCGCTGCCACCTCTTCCGCCACGAAACTTACCGGCTACCACCACCATCACCACCAAAACCCCCATTCCCACTCCCCTCTCCTCCTCTGCAAACACTCTCCATCAGCCACCCTAGACCTCCTGATCCTAATTTTAGTACTTTTCTCTGGCACTTTCCTTCTATCCTCTTACTTCTCCTACCTGTTCCATTCCCTTTCCCTTCTCCTTTCCCCTCTCCTCTCCACCCAAAGCGCTTCCTTTTCTCTCCCTTTCGTTTCCTACCTTTTGGGTTGCACACTTTTCTTTGTCACAACCCTTATTTCCATCGAGTTCTGCTGCGGTTCACGGTCCCGTAAATGCGAAAAGCCTGGTTGTAAAGGGCTGAAAAAGGCTTTGGAGTTCGATTTGCAGCTACAAACGGAGGATTGTGTGAAAAATGGATCGAAGGAGATTGATCGTTTGCCTTGGAAAGGTGGGAGTGAAGGGAACCCCGATTATGAGTGTTTGAGGGCTGAATTAAGGAAGATGGCACCGCCTAATGGGCGAGCTGTTTTGCTTTTTCGGGCTCGCTGTGGTTGCCCTATTGCTAAGCTTGAAGGTTGGGGTCCGAAGAGAGGTAGACGCCATAAAAA GGGTCTTGCCAGTTCGGCACAAAATGGAGATCATCGCTAA